A DNA window from Aureibaculum sp. 2308TA14-22 contains the following coding sequences:
- a CDS encoding putative oxidoreductase C-terminal domain-containing protein: MDKHSNNEVLEKEREVTLITLNPGHFHAALVQKSMYSGVNDTVYVYGPEGSDIDNHLKLIDGFNDREKNPTNWTEEVYRGSDFLKKMIEERKGNVMVVSGKNNKKIDYINAAIDADIHVYADKPLVINPEGFLELEEAFKRAQSKELLIYDVMTERFEITTILQRELSMISEVFGTLIDGTPENPAITKESVHHFSKNVAGKPLIRPAWFFDTEQRGQGLTDVSTHLVDLIQWEAFPNQTLKKSDIEILNVKHWATTLSIEMFKKVTGANDYPEYLTKDVEGDKLKIYCNGSILYKIKGKVAKTSVIWDFEAPKGAGDTHYSIMRGTTSDLIIKQGTEENYKPQLYVKRNENTDKADFENQLKKAIGVTLGKKYSGLELKPIDDFTYAVNVPDKYKIGHEAHFEQVTKNFLKYLKSGTMPKWEVPNMIVKYYTTTEALKRVESEKKVD; the protein is encoded by the coding sequence ATGGATAAACACTCAAATAATGAAGTTTTAGAAAAAGAAAGAGAAGTGACCTTAATTACGTTGAATCCGGGTCACTTTCACGCCGCTTTGGTTCAAAAGTCTATGTATAGTGGAGTTAATGATACCGTATATGTTTATGGGCCTGAAGGAAGTGATATAGATAATCATTTAAAACTAATTGATGGGTTTAATGATCGTGAAAAGAATCCTACAAATTGGACAGAAGAGGTTTACCGTGGTAGTGATTTTCTAAAAAAGATGATTGAAGAAAGAAAGGGAAATGTGATGGTTGTTTCGGGTAAAAACAATAAGAAAATAGATTATATTAATGCTGCCATTGATGCTGATATCCATGTCTATGCAGATAAACCTTTAGTAATAAATCCTGAAGGGTTTTTGGAATTAGAAGAGGCTTTTAAAAGGGCTCAATCTAAAGAGTTATTGATTTACGATGTAATGACGGAACGGTTTGAAATTACTACAATTTTGCAAAGAGAACTTTCTATGATTTCTGAAGTTTTTGGAACATTAATAGATGGTACGCCTGAAAATCCTGCCATTACAAAAGAAAGTGTACATCATTTTTCAAAAAATGTTGCTGGTAAGCCGTTGATTAGACCCGCTTGGTTTTTTGATACTGAACAACGTGGACAAGGCTTGACTGATGTTTCTACTCATTTAGTTGATCTAATTCAGTGGGAAGCTTTTCCAAATCAAACCCTAAAGAAATCCGATATTGAAATATTGAATGTGAAACATTGGGCTACAACGTTGAGCATAGAAATGTTTAAAAAAGTTACGGGAGCAAACGATTATCCAGAATATTTAACTAAAGATGTTGAAGGGGATAAACTTAAAATTTATTGCAATGGCTCTATACTTTATAAAATAAAAGGAAAAGTTGCCAAAACGTCTGTAATTTGGGATTTTGAAGCTCCTAAAGGAGCTGGTGATACACATTATAGTATAATGAGAGGTACAACTTCCGATTTAATTATTAAACAGGGAACTGAAGAAAATTATAAGCCGCAGCTCTATGTTAAGCGAAACGAAAATACGGACAAAGCCGACTTTGAAAACCAATTAAAAAAGGCTATTGGCGTTACTTTGGGCAAAAAATATTCTGGATTGGAATTAAAACCTATCGATGATTTTACGTACGCGGTGAATGTACCCGATAAATACAAAATCGGGCATGAAGCACATTTTGAACAGGTAACCAAAAACTTTTTAAAATATTTAAAATCAGGCACTATGCCTAAATGGGAAGTGCCCAATATGATTGTAAAATACTACACAACGACCGAGGCTTTAAAACGAGTTGAAAGTGAAAAAAAAGTAGATTGA
- a CDS encoding ATP-binding cassette domain-containing protein — MKKRNHFGIILNNKVNKKGFVKKILSGDAPNQLAFFNKQRGILFSDLAIADFIEKEHKHHTIEITQSENRQLKTFSSGERRKAYLEYCLNQDPDYIIFDNPFDHLDHQSRIDLSNRLLELSKTISIIQLTNRKESFLPFINNKWLIEDNSFQLSEINEVAQVIQNTFKSDVPSSLLSFNEQCKSIVKFDKVSVSYDEKPIIRDITWEVKKGEFWQLIGPNGSGKSTILSLITGDNPKAYGQNITIFDKKKGSGESIWDLKKKIGHFSTNLTELFKRNHTVNQMILSGFYDSIGLYREPSDLQQQKVAQWLEVIKMSHLKNTYFNSLTLGQQRLILIVRALVKQPPLLILDEPVEGLDQENAKLVTQLINTLINSTKITVLYVSHTVEKSLFPTNIYELIPSKNGSIGQLKF, encoded by the coding sequence TTGAAAAAGAGAAATCATTTCGGAATAATACTCAATAATAAAGTCAATAAAAAAGGCTTTGTAAAAAAGATTTTATCTGGCGATGCTCCCAATCAGTTAGCATTTTTTAATAAACAAAGAGGAATATTGTTTTCTGATTTGGCAATTGCCGATTTTATTGAAAAAGAACATAAACATCATACTATTGAAATAACACAATCAGAAAATAGACAATTAAAAACATTTTCTTCAGGCGAACGGCGTAAAGCCTATTTGGAGTATTGCTTAAATCAAGATCCTGATTATATTATTTTTGATAACCCTTTTGACCACTTAGACCATCAATCGCGAATAGATTTGTCAAATAGGCTATTAGAATTGTCCAAAACTATTTCAATAATTCAATTGACTAATCGTAAAGAAAGTTTCTTGCCATTTATAAATAACAAGTGGCTCATTGAAGACAATTCCTTTCAGTTATCCGAAATTAACGAAGTCGCACAGGTAATACAGAATACTTTTAAATCTGACGTTCCAAGTTCGTTATTGTCTTTTAATGAGCAATGTAAAAGCATCGTAAAATTTGATAAAGTTTCGGTCAGTTATGACGAAAAGCCCATCATTAGAGACATTACTTGGGAAGTTAAGAAAGGGGAGTTTTGGCAATTAATTGGCCCAAATGGTTCTGGAAAAAGTACTATTTTATCATTAATTACCGGCGATAATCCGAAAGCTTACGGTCAAAACATTACTATTTTTGACAAAAAGAAAGGTAGTGGAGAGAGTATTTGGGATTTAAAAAAGAAGATAGGTCATTTTTCTACCAATTTAACGGAGTTATTTAAAAGAAACCATACTGTTAATCAAATGATTTTATCTGGATTCTATGATTCTATTGGATTATACAGAGAACCATCGGATTTACAGCAACAAAAAGTAGCACAATGGCTTGAGGTTATTAAAATGAGTCATTTAAAAAACACGTACTTTAATAGTTTAACATTAGGGCAACAACGCTTAATTCTAATTGTTAGAGCCTTGGTAAAACAACCTCCGTTATTAATATTAGATGAGCCTGTAGAAGGTCTAGACCAAGAGAATGCAAAGTTGGTAACGCAATTAATAAATACCTTAATTAATAGTACTAAAATAACCGTACTTTATGTTTCTCATACTGTTGAAAAATCATTGTTTCCAACTAATATTTACGAACTAATTCCATCTAAAAATGGTTCAATCGGGCAATTAAAATTTTAG